A genomic segment from Parafrankia irregularis encodes:
- a CDS encoding TIGR04222 domain-containing membrane protein produces MAASGVVVLAAQGDTWGISGPTFLRIYGWALVGVAGLVFLMRQRMLSRADGSPVHSNSQLHGDYAYLTGGLERAVNVAVVSLCEQGYLCPAQPHGWLQVARRPAPGVVGPVEQMVLDRVGAMGAARPSQLVSRLARDPRVVAAHGHLAGFGFVASPEQVRTIRALNSFFLPLLGIGLIRLVFGVSRHRPVGFLVVELVATVLLVVVATLPWRSPLLTSAGHRVVRQARADFGGLRSGGLQGERALAVSLFGLAALWAADRNLAGWLGFDRPRRDGSGFGGGGSSDGGYIGGGGCGAGHGGGGGCGGGGGGGGGGGGCGG; encoded by the coding sequence GTGGCAGCCAGCGGAGTCGTGGTGCTCGCGGCCCAGGGCGATACCTGGGGGATCAGCGGCCCTACCTTCCTCAGGATCTACGGCTGGGCGTTGGTGGGAGTCGCTGGTCTTGTTTTTCTCATGCGGCAGCGGATGCTGAGCCGCGCCGATGGTTCTCCGGTTCATTCGAACAGCCAGCTGCACGGGGACTATGCCTATCTGACCGGCGGCCTGGAGCGGGCGGTGAACGTCGCAGTCGTCTCGCTGTGCGAACAGGGTTACCTGTGCCCGGCGCAGCCGCACGGGTGGCTTCAGGTCGCCCGGCGACCGGCCCCGGGGGTTGTTGGCCCGGTCGAGCAGATGGTGCTCGACCGGGTCGGCGCGATGGGAGCAGCACGGCCTTCTCAGCTGGTGAGCCGTCTCGCGAGAGACCCTCGGGTCGTGGCTGCGCATGGCCATCTGGCCGGGTTCGGGTTCGTCGCGTCACCGGAGCAGGTCCGAACAATCCGGGCACTGAACAGTTTCTTTCTCCCGCTGCTGGGAATCGGTCTGATCAGGCTGGTGTTCGGGGTTTCCCGGCACCGGCCGGTCGGCTTCCTCGTGGTCGAACTGGTGGCCACCGTGCTGCTGGTCGTCGTCGCCACCCTGCCATGGCGCAGCCCGTTGCTCACGTCAGCCGGCCATCGCGTGGTGCGCCAGGCTCGGGCCGACTTCGGCGGGCTGCGTTCGGGCGGCCTGCAGGGCGAGCGCGCACTGGCCGTGTCACTGTTCGGCCTGGCCGCACTGTGGGCGGCTGACCGGAACCTCGCCGGGTGGTTGGGGTTCGACCGGCCGCGGCGCGATGGCAGCGGCTTCGGCGGTGGCGGCAGCAGCGACGGCGGGTACATCGGTGGTGGTGGCT